A genomic segment from Halomonas sp. GD1P12 encodes:
- the frr gene encoding ribosome recycling factor, translated as MINDIKKDAETRMKKSVDALHTNFNKIRTGRAHPSILDAVTVDYYGGQVPLNQVASVNVEDARTLTVTPWEQPMVPKIEKAIMTADLGLNPSSAGNVIRVPMPMLTEDTRKNYIKQARAEAETARVAIRNVRRDANGDFKSLLKDKEITEDDQRQGEDEIQKLTDKYIAEIDKALTAKEQDLMQV; from the coding sequence GTGATCAACGACATCAAGAAAGATGCCGAAACGCGCATGAAGAAAAGCGTCGACGCGCTGCATACCAACTTCAACAAGATCCGTACCGGGCGCGCGCACCCGAGCATCCTGGATGCGGTCACCGTCGACTACTACGGTGGCCAGGTGCCGCTGAACCAGGTGGCGTCGGTCAACGTGGAAGATGCACGGACCTTGACCGTCACGCCCTGGGAGCAGCCCATGGTGCCAAAGATCGAAAAAGCGATCATGACCGCGGATCTGGGCCTTAACCCGTCAAGCGCCGGCAACGTGATTCGCGTGCCGATGCCGATGCTGACCGAAGACACGCGCAAGAATTACATCAAGCAGGCGCGCGCCGAGGCGGAAACCGCACGCGTTGCGATCCGCAACGTGCGTCGCGACGCCAACGGTGATTTCAAGTCGCTGTTAAAGGACAAGGAGATCACCGAGGACGATCAGCGCCAGGGCGAAGACGAGATCCAGAAGCTGACCGACAAGTACATCGCCGAAATCGACAAGGCGCTGACGGCCAAGGAACAGGACCTGATGCAGGTCTAG
- the tsf gene encoding translation elongation factor Ts yields the protein MAAISASQVKELRERTGLGMMECKKALTETDGDIDVAIENLRKNSGLKAAKKADRVAAEGAVVTRVADDGSYGVMVEINSETDFVSRDDNFISFAKTVADAFFAAKSDDVAAVTEGEIETAREQLVQKIGENIGVRRAVVVNAVEGGLVGEYVHGGRIGVLTVLTGGNSETAKDVAMHVAAINPSVSHPEDMPQSELDEEKAIILAQPDMAGKPEQIAEKMVQGRLKKYLAENSLTQQPFVKDPNQTVAEFVKAAGGEVVSFTRFEVGEGIEKEEVDFAKEVMEQAGRR from the coding sequence ATGGCAGCTATCAGCGCCTCTCAGGTTAAAGAACTGCGCGAACGTACCGGTCTTGGCATGATGGAGTGCAAAAAAGCACTCACCGAAACCGATGGTGATATCGACGTAGCCATCGAGAACCTGCGTAAGAACTCGGGTCTCAAGGCCGCGAAGAAAGCCGACCGTGTCGCCGCCGAAGGTGCCGTGGTCACCCGCGTCGCCGACGACGGCAGCTACGGTGTAATGGTCGAGATCAACTCCGAGACCGACTTCGTGTCGCGTGACGACAACTTCATCAGTTTCGCCAAGACAGTCGCTGACGCATTCTTCGCCGCTAAAAGCGACGACGTGGCCGCGGTCACCGAAGGCGAGATCGAAACCGCGCGCGAGCAGCTGGTTCAGAAAATCGGTGAGAACATCGGTGTGCGTCGTGCCGTGGTCGTCAACGCCGTTGAAGGCGGTCTGGTCGGCGAGTACGTCCACGGCGGCCGTATCGGCGTACTGACCGTGCTGACCGGCGGTAACAGCGAAACCGCGAAAGACGTCGCCATGCACGTTGCGGCCATCAACCCGAGTGTTTCTCACCCGGAAGATATGCCCCAGTCGGAGCTCGACGAAGAGAAAGCGATCATCCTGGCCCAGCCCGACATGGCCGGCAAGCCCGAGCAGATCGCCGAGAAAATGGTTCAAGGCCGCCTGAAGAAGTACTTGGCCGAGAACAGCCTGACGCAGCAGCCCTTCGTCAAGGACCCCAACCAGACCGTGGCCGAGTTCGTGAAGGCCGCCGGTGGTGAAGTGGTCAGCTTTACGCGCTTTGAAGTAGGCGAGGGCATCGAGAAAGAAGAAGTCGACTTCGCCAAGGAAGTTATGGAACAGGCTGGCCGTCGCTAA
- the ispC gene encoding 1-deoxy-D-xylulose-5-phosphate reductoisomerase, protein MTSPALQRVTVLGSTGSIGKSTLDVIARHPERYRVFALAAHTSKEALFEQCQAHHPEVAVLAGADDAAWLARALEDAGLSTQVSFGAEALCAVARDERVDTVMAAIVGAAGLMPALAAAEAGKRILLANKEALVMSGALFMDAVARSNATLLPIDSEHNAIYQCLPAEHRGGLARHGVRKLLLTASGGPFRQWSAADIDAATPEQACAHPNWSMGRKISVDSATLMNKGLELIEACWLFDAHPDHIQVVVHPQSVVHSMAAFDDGSVIAQLGNPDMRTPIAYGLAWPERIDSGVETLDLFQIARLDFEAPDEVRFPCLRLAREAMQQGGAAPAILNAANEVAVEAFLSGQLRFGGIAEVVAGVVQAPHAHRADSVEAILAADQWAREQASLLLETARSSENQTGG, encoded by the coding sequence ATGACGTCGCCCGCGCTGCAGCGCGTCACCGTGCTGGGCTCGACCGGCTCGATCGGCAAGAGCACGCTCGACGTCATTGCTCGCCACCCGGAGCGCTACCGGGTGTTCGCGCTGGCCGCCCACACTTCGAAAGAGGCGCTTTTTGAGCAGTGCCAGGCGCACCACCCGGAGGTAGCGGTACTGGCCGGCGCTGACGACGCCGCCTGGCTTGCGCGGGCGCTCGAGGACGCGGGGCTTTCCACCCAGGTGAGCTTTGGCGCTGAGGCGCTGTGCGCCGTGGCCCGGGACGAACGGGTAGATACCGTGATGGCGGCGATCGTCGGGGCGGCCGGGCTCATGCCGGCGCTGGCTGCCGCCGAGGCGGGCAAGCGGATACTGCTTGCCAACAAGGAGGCGCTGGTGATGAGCGGGGCGCTGTTCATGGACGCCGTCGCGCGCTCGAACGCCACACTGTTGCCCATCGATTCCGAACACAACGCCATTTATCAGTGCCTGCCGGCCGAGCATCGCGGCGGGCTCGCGCGCCACGGCGTTCGAAAACTTCTATTGACCGCCTCCGGCGGGCCGTTTCGCCAGTGGAGCGCGGCGGACATCGACGCCGCCACGCCAGAGCAGGCCTGCGCACATCCCAACTGGTCGATGGGGCGCAAGATTTCCGTGGATAGCGCCACGCTGATGAACAAGGGCCTGGAGCTGATCGAGGCGTGCTGGCTGTTCGACGCCCACCCGGATCACATTCAGGTGGTCGTGCACCCGCAAAGCGTGGTCCACTCCATGGCCGCTTTTGATGATGGCTCGGTGATCGCCCAGCTCGGCAATCCCGACATGCGCACGCCCATCGCCTATGGCCTGGCGTGGCCGGAGCGGATCGATTCCGGTGTCGAAACGCTCGATCTTTTCCAGATCGCGCGGCTCGATTTCGAAGCGCCGGACGAGGTGCGCTTTCCCTGCCTTCGCTTGGCGCGGGAGGCGATGCAGCAGGGCGGGGCGGCGCCGGCGATTTTGAACGCCGCCAACGAAGTGGCGGTGGAGGCGTTTTTAAGCGGCCAGCTGCGCTTTGGCGGCATTGCCGAAGTAGTGGCCGGCGTCGTCCAGGCCCCGCACGCGCACCGTGCGGATAGCGTCGAGGCGATTCTGGCCGCCGATCAGTGGGCGCGAGAGCAGGCAAGCTTGCTGCTCGAGACCGCGCGTTCCAGCGAGAACCAGACCGGCGGGTAA
- the rpsB gene encoding 30S ribosomal protein S2 produces MAHVNMRDLLKAGAHFGHQTKYWNPKMSKFIFGARNKIHIINLEHTLPALNEAIDVVEKMAASNNKILFVGTKRSASKVIKEEANRVNQPFVNHRWLGGMLTNFKTIRQSIKRLRELETMHEDGTFSKLTKKEVLMATREQEKLERSIGGIKNMGGLPDALFVIDVDHERIAINEANKLGIPVIGVVDTNSNPDGVDYVIPGNDDSIRAIQIYVKAIADACGRAKEGRPDEFVEVTDEQASAETDAAAE; encoded by the coding sequence ATGGCTCACGTCAATATGCGTGATCTGCTCAAAGCAGGCGCTCACTTCGGTCACCAGACCAAATACTGGAACCCGAAGATGAGCAAGTTCATCTTCGGCGCGCGCAACAAGATTCACATCATCAACCTCGAGCACACCCTGCCGGCGCTGAACGAAGCGATCGATGTGGTCGAGAAGATGGCGGCGTCCAACAACAAGATCTTGTTCGTTGGCACCAAGCGCAGCGCCAGCAAGGTCATTAAAGAAGAAGCCAATCGCGTCAACCAGCCGTTCGTCAACCATCGCTGGTTGGGCGGCATGCTGACCAACTTCAAGACCATTCGTCAGTCCATCAAGCGTCTGCGCGAGCTTGAGACCATGCACGAAGACGGCACGTTCTCGAAGCTGACCAAGAAAGAAGTTCTGATGGCCACGCGCGAGCAGGAGAAGCTCGAGCGCTCCATCGGCGGTATCAAGAACATGGGCGGCCTGCCGGACGCGCTGTTCGTGATCGACGTTGATCATGAGCGCATCGCGATCAACGAAGCCAACAAGCTGGGTATCCCGGTCATTGGCGTGGTCGATACCAACTCCAACCCCGATGGCGTGGACTACGTCATTCCGGGTAACGACGACTCCATCCGCGCGATCCAGATCTACGTGAAGGCGATTGCCGACGCGTGTGGCCGTGCTAAAGAAGGTCGTCCGGACGAGTTCGTTGAAGTGACCGACGAGCAGGCTTCCGCCGAAACTGACGCCGCGGCCGAGTAA
- the uppS gene encoding polyprenyl diphosphate synthase → MTSPQFPTQAPSAAKPSHAGGATPLHIAIIMDGNNRWARARGLSGVRGHRAGVEAVRAVIQRAAERDVKTLSLFAFSSENWKRPAAEVNALMELFLMALKREVKKLHERNIRLSVIGEQQGFSNAIQKHIQRAEALTADNTGMHLVIAANYGGHWDIARASRALAEQVAAGTLDPADIDETRLDQAMNTGEVPPVDLCIRTSGEQRLSNFLLWQLAYAELYFSPLFWPDFGAQAFDSALNEFCSRRRRFGMTDEQIEAQGA, encoded by the coding sequence ATGACGTCTCCGCAGTTTCCGACTCAGGCGCCAAGCGCTGCCAAGCCTTCTCACGCCGGCGGGGCGACCCCCTTGCACATCGCCATCATCATGGACGGCAACAACCGCTGGGCGCGTGCGCGTGGGCTTTCCGGCGTTCGCGGCCACCGCGCCGGCGTCGAGGCGGTGCGCGCGGTCATCCAGCGCGCCGCCGAGCGCGACGTGAAGACGTTGAGTCTGTTCGCTTTTTCCAGCGAGAACTGGAAGCGCCCGGCCGCCGAGGTCAACGCGCTGATGGAGCTTTTTTTGATGGCGCTCAAGCGCGAAGTCAAAAAGCTTCACGAGCGCAATATTCGCCTCTCGGTGATCGGCGAGCAGCAGGGCTTCTCTAACGCCATCCAGAAGCATATCCAGCGCGCCGAAGCGCTGACCGCCGACAATACCGGCATGCACCTGGTGATCGCCGCCAACTACGGCGGCCACTGGGACATCGCCCGCGCCAGCCGCGCGCTTGCCGAGCAGGTGGCGGCGGGTACGCTCGACCCGGCCGATATCGACGAGACGCGCCTCGATCAGGCGATGAACACCGGCGAGGTGCCGCCGGTGGATCTGTGTATTCGCACCAGCGGCGAGCAGCGGCTCTCCAACTTCCTGCTCTGGCAGCTGGCCTATGCCGAGCTCTACTTCTCCCCCCTGTTTTGGCCGGACTTCGGTGCCCAGGCGTTCGATAGCGCGTTGAACGAATTCTGTTCCCGGCGCCGACGCTTTGGCATGACGGACGAACAAATAGAGGCGCAAGGTGCTTAG
- the rseP gene encoding RIP metalloprotease RseP, producing MGLLQNVLAVIVVLGLLVTFHEFGHFWVARRCGVKVLRFSVGFGKPFWSTTDRHGTEFAVAAIPLGGYVKMLDEREAPVPEEQLGQAFNRKSVWARIAIVAAGPIANFLLALIAYWALFVAGTTTVTPLIGNVAQDSPAYEAGLPEGAEITAIQADPMRSWEEINLKLVSLIGYSGELTFSARETASSPARTYSLPVQNYLARQDPPQPLQSLGLTPWRPPVPAVLGQVLDDGAAAGAGLEPGDRILAVSDTPVENWMAFVGIIRESAGQPLSVRIERGGAPLTLSLTPESKPLENSAEVGYIGAGVEQVDWPEELTREIRYGPLEAVGQAFSRTGEMIVLTVDAIRKMLVGLISPSNLSGPITIAQISGDSARAGMEAFVGFLAYLSISLGVLNLLPIPVLDGGHLLYYFIEIVRGRPVSEHTQAMGLRIGLAMVGTLMIMALYFDLMRLW from the coding sequence GTGGGACTATTACAGAACGTGTTGGCGGTCATCGTCGTGTTGGGGCTTCTGGTCACCTTTCACGAGTTCGGCCACTTCTGGGTCGCCAGACGCTGCGGCGTAAAGGTGCTGCGCTTCTCGGTGGGCTTTGGTAAACCCTTCTGGTCGACGACCGACCGTCATGGCACCGAGTTCGCCGTGGCCGCGATCCCGTTGGGCGGCTACGTCAAGATGCTCGACGAGCGCGAAGCGCCCGTGCCAGAGGAGCAGCTGGGTCAAGCCTTCAATCGTAAAAGTGTCTGGGCGCGCATCGCCATCGTCGCCGCCGGGCCGATCGCCAATTTTCTGTTGGCGCTGATCGCCTACTGGGCGCTGTTCGTCGCCGGCACCACCACCGTCACACCGCTTATCGGTAACGTCGCCCAGGACTCGCCGGCGTATGAGGCGGGCCTGCCGGAAGGCGCCGAGATCACCGCGATTCAGGCTGATCCCATGCGCTCCTGGGAGGAGATCAATTTAAAGCTCGTTTCGCTGATCGGTTACAGCGGCGAGCTCACCTTTAGCGCGCGGGAAACCGCATCGAGCCCTGCGCGCACCTATTCACTGCCGGTACAAAACTATCTCGCCCGCCAGGATCCCCCCCAGCCGCTGCAAAGCCTGGGTCTCACGCCCTGGCGCCCGCCGGTGCCTGCGGTGCTCGGCCAGGTGCTCGACGATGGCGCCGCCGCTGGCGCTGGTCTTGAGCCCGGCGATCGGATTCTGGCGGTCAGCGACACACCGGTCGAGAACTGGATGGCGTTCGTCGGCATCATTCGCGAAAGCGCAGGGCAGCCGCTTTCGGTGCGCATCGAGCGCGGCGGTGCGCCGTTGACGCTGTCGCTGACCCCGGAAAGCAAACCACTGGAGAACAGCGCCGAGGTTGGGTACATTGGCGCAGGGGTAGAGCAGGTCGACTGGCCCGAGGAGCTTACCCGTGAGATCCGCTATGGGCCGCTCGAGGCGGTGGGGCAGGCGTTTTCGCGCACCGGTGAAATGATCGTTTTGACGGTCGATGCGATCCGCAAGATGCTGGTGGGGCTCATTTCGCCCTCCAACCTCTCCGGACCCATCACCATCGCCCAGATTTCCGGTGACTCCGCCCGCGCGGGAATGGAAGCGTTCGTCGGCTTTTTAGCGTACCTTTCCATCAGTCTCGGCGTTTTGAACCTGCTGCCGATTCCGGTGCTCGATGGTGGGCACTTGCTTTATTATTTTATCGAGATCGTGCGGGGTCGCCCGGTTTCAGAACACACCCAGGCAATGGGGCTGCGTATCGGGCTCGCCATGGTGGGGACGCTAATGATCATGGCGCTCTACTTCGATCTGATGCGCCTTTGGTAA
- a CDS encoding phosphatidate cytidylyltransferase, translating into MLRQRIITAAWLAPLTLIGLFGLTGGAFALFTAVIVLLGAWEWTNLAGIAGRARRLKLVALMALFMAAMWAGGFAYASWPLWLAAIGWVVNFYWVANYPEKRQQWHGRAGRLAIGFWVLLTCWVGFNVLRESGGVWLLFVLLLVWSADIGAYFAGRRFGKRKLAPRVSPAKSWEGVYGALVATCLLAVGFAFWQPMGVAGGVTLVAITALVTFVSVLGDLFESMLKRFRDIKDSSNLLPGHGGVLDRVDSLTAAVPVFALFYSEVLSVQVAAL; encoded by the coding sequence GTGCTTAGACAGCGGATCATTACCGCAGCCTGGTTGGCCCCGTTAACGCTGATCGGTCTGTTTGGACTCACAGGCGGTGCCTTTGCCCTGTTCACCGCGGTGATCGTGCTGCTGGGGGCGTGGGAGTGGACCAATCTGGCCGGCATCGCCGGGCGCGCCCGGCGCCTGAAGCTGGTCGCGCTCATGGCGCTGTTCATGGCGGCGATGTGGGCGGGCGGCTTCGCCTACGCGAGCTGGCCCTTGTGGCTTGCCGCGATCGGCTGGGTGGTCAACTTCTACTGGGTAGCGAACTACCCGGAAAAGCGCCAGCAGTGGCATGGCCGCGCCGGCCGTCTGGCCATCGGCTTCTGGGTGCTGCTGACCTGCTGGGTAGGCTTTAACGTGCTGCGCGAAAGCGGCGGCGTATGGCTTTTATTCGTGCTGCTTTTGGTATGGAGCGCCGACATCGGCGCCTACTTCGCCGGTCGGCGCTTTGGCAAGCGCAAGCTCGCCCCGCGCGTGAGCCCGGCCAAGTCCTGGGAGGGCGTGTATGGCGCGCTGGTCGCCACGTGCCTGCTGGCGGTAGGCTTTGCCTTCTGGCAACCGATGGGCGTGGCCGGCGGCGTCACGCTGGTCGCGATAACGGCGCTGGTGACCTTCGTTTCGGTGCTGGGGGATCTGTTCGAGAGCATGCTCAAACGCTTTCGCGACATCAAGGACTCGAGCAACCTGCTGCCGGGTCACGGCGGCGTGCTCGATCGTGTCGACAGTCTGACCGCGGCGGTTCCGGTGTTCGCGCTGTTCTATTCTGAAGTGCTCAGCGTTCAGGTGGCCGCACTATGA
- the bamA gene encoding outer membrane protein assembly factor BamA, with product MKIKTLGMAALLLAASSSAQAQSFDVSDIRVEGLQRVSAASVFNAFPVSANDRVSEQELAAAARNLFATGLFEDVSLVREGDVLVIQVVERPTIARLNITGNSEIADDDLRRGLRQSGLSEGQVLQLSTLEEIQRELEGVYQSQGRYNASIRTDVQEIDTGRVQVNINVDEGDVATIRQINIVGNEDFDDDTLRSVFELEDRPGRFFGWFSNDEYSREALAGDIERLRSFYLDRGYVNFDVTSTQVSIGPQQSEIYITLNVDEGEQFRVGDIRFAGDLQISESEARQLLEVQSGDVFSRADVNASTEALRSRLGAEGFAFAEVRGVPEQTGSNDTVDLVIAVDPGQRAYVRRIEFYGNTTTQDEVLRREMTQMEGAPASTESITQSRQRLERLGFFSQVEVDTQPVPGQPDLLDVTYNVEEQPSGSVSASVGFSQSAGIIYGVGLAQNNFLGTGNRVNVGAQRSDTFTSVNFAFTDPYWTLDGISRGYNVFYRETDYADSDISTFSTDAYGAGINFGYPVSELSRLNFGASVEDLTIKTYFDTASEIRRYVEDQGEDAQSLKLTASWTRNNLNRGIMPTAGSYQRLSLETGVPGSDAQYYKARARAQQLFPINEEETWALKFTGNLGYADTLGTNDPFPFYENFYSGGLGSVRGFTSNTLGQRTTPAREGGRDRTLGGNVLVEGSAEVLFPLPFVEDQRSIQTSLFFDAGNTFLDSCYDVLDEDAGRQRCSSGVDLGDLRYSAGIGLSWLTPVGPLTFSVAEPLNDESGDDTQFFQFSLGQTF from the coding sequence ATGAAAATCAAGACCCTTGGAATGGCGGCACTCCTGCTGGCGGCGTCCAGCAGCGCCCAGGCACAATCCTTTGACGTTTCGGACATTCGTGTGGAAGGACTGCAGCGGGTATCTGCCGCCTCGGTCTTCAATGCCTTTCCCGTCAGCGCCAACGACCGCGTCAGCGAGCAGGAGCTGGCCGCCGCCGCGCGCAACCTGTTCGCCACCGGCCTGTTCGAAGACGTGTCGCTCGTTCGCGAAGGCGACGTGCTGGTCATCCAGGTCGTCGAGCGCCCGACCATCGCGCGGCTGAACATCACCGGCAACAGTGAAATCGCCGATGACGACCTGCGCCGCGGCCTGCGCCAGTCCGGGCTTTCCGAGGGCCAGGTGCTACAGCTCTCCACGCTCGAGGAGATTCAGCGCGAGCTCGAAGGCGTCTACCAGTCCCAGGGGCGCTACAACGCCTCCATTCGCACCGACGTTCAGGAGATCGACACGGGCCGCGTGCAGGTCAACATCAACGTCGACGAGGGCGACGTGGCGACCATCCGACAGATCAACATCGTCGGCAACGAGGATTTCGATGACGATACGCTGCGCAGCGTTTTCGAACTCGAGGACCGCCCGGGGCGCTTTTTCGGCTGGTTCTCCAACGATGAATACTCGCGCGAGGCGCTCGCCGGTGATATCGAGCGGCTGCGCTCGTTCTATCTCGACCGTGGCTACGTCAACTTCGACGTCACCTCGACCCAGGTGTCGATCGGCCCGCAGCAGTCCGAGATCTACATCACGCTGAACGTGGACGAGGGCGAGCAGTTTCGCGTCGGCGACATTCGCTTTGCCGGCGACCTGCAGATCAGTGAGAGTGAGGCGCGACAGCTTCTGGAAGTGCAAAGCGGCGACGTGTTCTCTCGCGCCGATGTCAACGCCTCCACCGAGGCGCTACGAAGCCGCCTGGGTGCCGAAGGCTTCGCCTTCGCCGAGGTCCGTGGCGTGCCGGAGCAGACCGGAAGCAACGACACCGTCGATCTGGTGATCGCCGTCGATCCGGGCCAGCGCGCCTACGTTCGTCGGATCGAATTCTATGGCAACACCACCACCCAGGATGAAGTGCTGCGCCGTGAAATGACCCAGATGGAGGGGGCGCCTGCCTCCACCGAGTCGATCACCCAGTCGCGCCAGCGCCTCGAGCGTTTGGGCTTTTTCAGCCAGGTGGAAGTGGACACCCAGCCGGTCCCCGGTCAGCCGGATCTTTTGGACGTGACCTACAACGTCGAAGAGCAGCCCTCGGGCTCGGTGTCGGCCAGTGTGGGTTTCTCGCAAAGCGCGGGTATCATCTACGGCGTGGGTCTTGCTCAGAACAACTTCCTCGGTACCGGTAACCGCGTCAACGTCGGCGCCCAGCGAAGCGACACCTTCACCAGCGTCAACTTCGCCTTCACCGACCCCTACTGGACGCTGGACGGCATTTCGCGCGGCTATAACGTGTTCTATCGCGAAACCGACTACGCCGACTCGGACATCTCGACGTTCTCGACCGACGCCTATGGCGCCGGCATCAACTTCGGCTATCCGGTCAGCGAGCTCTCCAGGCTCAACTTCGGCGCCAGCGTCGAGGATCTGACGATCAAGACCTACTTCGACACCGCCTCGGAAATTCGCCGCTACGTCGAGGACCAGGGCGAGGACGCGCAGAGCCTCAAGCTTACGGCCAGCTGGACGCGCAACAATTTGAACCGCGGCATCATGCCCACCGCCGGTAGCTACCAGCGGCTGTCGCTGGAAACCGGCGTGCCGGGCAGCGACGCTCAGTATTACAAGGCCCGCGCTCGCGCCCAGCAGCTCTTCCCGATCAACGAGGAAGAGACCTGGGCGCTGAAGTTCACCGGTAACCTCGGCTACGCCGATACCCTGGGCACTAACGACCCGTTCCCGTTCTACGAAAACTTCTACTCCGGTGGCCTTGGTTCGGTGCGCGGTTTCACCTCCAACACCCTGGGTCAGCGCACCACGCCTGCTCGCGAAGGCGGCCGTGACCGCACGCTGGGCGGTAACGTGTTGGTCGAGGGCAGCGCCGAGGTGCTCTTCCCGCTGCCCTTCGTCGAAGATCAGCGCTCGATCCAGACGTCACTGTTCTTTGATGCGGGTAACACCTTCCTCGACTCCTGCTACGACGTGCTGGACGAAGACGCCGGCCGCCAGCGCTGCAGCTCCGGCGTCGATCTGGGCGATCTGCGCTACAGCGCAGGTATCGGTCTTTCCTGGCTGACGCCGGTAGGCCCGCTGACCTTCAGCGTGGCCGAGCCGCTCAATGATGAAAGCGGCGACGATACCCAGTTCTTCCAGTTCTCGTTGGGACAAACGTTCTAA
- the pyrH gene encoding UMP kinase, giving the protein MSRDVQDASPIAGKMDKSKSKYKRILLKLSGEALMGEHDFGIDPAVLDRMALEIGQLVGIGVQVGIVIGGGNLFRGAALNEAGMDRVTGDHMGMLATVMNALAMRDALERSNIRSRVMSAIPMSGVVEHYDRRTAIRYLTSGDVVLFSAGTGNPFFTTDSAACLRGIEVDVDVVIKATKVDGVYNKDPVKYPDAVKYDQLSYDDALEQKLGVMDLTAICLVRDHDMPVRVFDMNKPGALLNLVVGGKEGTLIDRG; this is encoded by the coding sequence ATGTCACGTGATGTTCAAGACGCCAGCCCCATTGCCGGCAAAATGGACAAGTCGAAGTCCAAGTACAAGCGGATTCTTTTGAAGCTCTCTGGCGAGGCGCTGATGGGAGAGCACGATTTCGGGATCGACCCGGCGGTGCTTGATCGCATGGCGCTGGAGATCGGCCAGCTGGTCGGCATTGGTGTACAGGTCGGCATCGTGATCGGGGGCGGGAACCTGTTTCGCGGCGCGGCACTCAATGAAGCGGGCATGGATCGGGTGACCGGCGATCACATGGGAATGCTGGCAACGGTGATGAACGCGCTGGCCATGCGCGACGCTTTGGAGCGCTCCAATATTCGCTCCAGAGTGATGTCAGCGATTCCCATGAGCGGCGTAGTCGAGCACTACGACCGCCGCACGGCGATCCGTTATCTGACCTCGGGGGATGTGGTGCTTTTCTCCGCCGGCACCGGCAATCCGTTTTTCACTACCGACTCCGCGGCGTGTCTGCGTGGCATCGAAGTCGATGTCGACGTGGTCATTAAAGCCACCAAGGTGGACGGTGTGTACAATAAGGACCCGGTCAAGTACCCGGACGCGGTCAAGTACGACCAGCTCAGCTACGACGACGCGCTGGAGCAAAAACTCGGCGTGATGGATTTGACCGCTATCTGCCTGGTACGGGACCATGACATGCCGGTACGGGTATTCGACATGAACAAGCCTGGCGCCCTACTCAATCTTGTCGTAGGGGGCAAGGAAGGCACGCTGATAGACAGAGGATAA
- the map gene encoding type I methionyl aminopeptidase: protein MNVPIKTAEEIEKMREAGRQAASVLEMITPYVVAGVSTGEIDKRCHAYIVDELGSTPAPLHYHGFSHATCTSINHVVCHGIPDFDKTLKNGDIMNLDITVKTPDGYHGDSSMMFIIGDTIQGERLCRVTQECLYKSMALVKPGVHLSELARAIQKHAEANGYSVVRDFCGHGIGAGFHEDPQFLHYDGYAPSADIALAPGMCFTIEPMINVGSYKTKVLRDGWTAVTKDKSLSAQWEHTLLVTENGVDVLTARSDEDLSFLN, encoded by the coding sequence ATGAACGTTCCTATCAAGACAGCGGAAGAAATCGAAAAAATGCGCGAAGCCGGCCGCCAGGCTGCCAGCGTGCTCGAGATGATCACCCCTTATGTCGTTGCCGGCGTCTCCACCGGCGAGATCGACAAGCGCTGTCACGCGTATATCGTCGACGAGCTGGGCTCGACACCGGCGCCCTTGCACTATCACGGCTTCAGTCACGCGACCTGCACCTCGATCAACCACGTGGTCTGCCACGGCATTCCGGACTTCGACAAGACGCTCAAGAATGGCGATATCATGAACCTGGACATCACCGTGAAGACGCCGGACGGCTACCACGGCGACTCCAGCATGATGTTCATCATCGGCGACACCATCCAGGGCGAGCGCCTTTGCCGCGTGACCCAGGAGTGCCTTTACAAGAGCATGGCGCTGGTCAAGCCCGGCGTTCACCTATCAGAACTCGCCCGCGCGATCCAGAAACACGCCGAAGCCAACGGCTACTCGGTGGTGCGCGACTTCTGCGGCCACGGCATCGGCGCCGGCTTCCACGAAGACCCGCAGTTTCTCCACTACGACGGCTATGCGCCTTCCGCCGACATCGCGCTTGCGCCCGGCATGTGCTTCACCATCGAGCCGATGATCAACGTCGGCAGCTACAAGACCAAGGTGCTGCGCGACGGCTGGACCGCGGTGACCAAGGACAAGAGTCTCTCCGCTCAGTGGGAGCACACGCTGCTGGTCACCGAAAACGGCGTTGACGTGCTGACCGCGCGCAGCGACGAAGACCTTAGCTTCCTCAACTGA